In a single window of the Leopardus geoffroyi isolate Oge1 chromosome D2, O.geoffroyi_Oge1_pat1.0, whole genome shotgun sequence genome:
- the HOGA1 gene encoding 4-hydroxy-2-oxoglutarate aldolase, mitochondrial isoform X4: MLGRGVWSSLRQGLSRGLSRKVGGWASGEGRKMDIAGIYPPVTTPFTATAEVDYGKLEENLHKLGAFPFRGFVVQGSNGEFPFLTSSERLEVVSRVRQAMPKDKLLLAGSGCESTQATVEMTVSMAQVGADAAIVVTPCFYRGRMSSAALIHHYTKVADLSPIPVVLYSVPANTGLDLPVDAVVTLSQHPNIVGIKDSGGDVTRMGLIVHKTGRQDFQVLAGSAGFLLASYAVGAVGGVCALANVLGAQVCQLERLCLTGQWEDAQKLQHRLIEPNTAVTRRFGIPGLKKTMDWFGYYGGPCRAPLQELSPTDEEALRMDFTSNGWL; the protein is encoded by the exons ATGCTGGGCCGTGGAGTCTGGTCTTCCCTGAGGCAGGGGCTGAGCAGGGGCTTGTCCAGgaaggtggggggctgggcctcaggagagggaaggaagatggACATTGCCGGCATCTACCCCCCTGTGACCACCCCCTTCACTGCCACCGCGGAGGTAGACTATGGGAAACTGGAGGAGAATCTGCACAAATTGGGTGCCTTCCCCTTCCGAG GCTTCGTGGTACAGGGCTCCAATGGCGAGTTCCCCTTCCTGACCAGCAGCGAGAGGCTGGAGGTGGTGAGCCGAGTCCGCCAGGCCATGCCCAAGGACAAACTGCTGCTAGCTGGCTCTGGCTGCGAGT CCACTCAAGCCACGGTGGAGATGACTGTGAGCATGGCCCAGGTTGGGGCTGACGCCGCCATCGTGGTGACCCCTTGCTTCTATCGTGGCCGCATGAGCAGCGCCGCCCTCATTCACCACTACACCAAG GTCGCTGACCTCTCCCCGATTCCTGTGGTGCTCTACAGCGTCCCAGCCAACACGGGGCTGGACCTGCCGGTGGATGCGGTGGTCACGCTTTCCCAGCACCCAAACATCGTGGGCATCAAGGACAGTGGTGGCGAT GTGACCAGGATGGGGCTGATTGTTCACAAGACCGGGAGGCAGGATTTCCAGGTGTTGGCTGGATCGGCTGGCTTCCTGCTGGCCAGCTATGCCGTGG GAGCTGTGGGGGGCGTGTGTGCCCTGGCCAATGTCCTGGGGGCTCAGGTGTGCCAGCTGGAGCGACTCTGCCTCACAGGGCAATGGGAAGATGCCCAGAAGCTGCAGCACCGCCTCATTGAGCCAAACACTGCG GTGACCCGGCGCTTTGGGATCCCTGGGCTGAAGAAAACCATGGACTGGTTTGGCTACTACGGAGGCCCCTGCCGCGCCCCCTTACAGGAGCTAAGCCCCACGGATGAGGAGGCGCTGCGTATGGATTTCACCAGTAATGGCTGGCTCTGA
- the HOGA1 gene encoding 4-hydroxy-2-oxoglutarate aldolase, mitochondrial isoform X8, with protein MLGRGVWSSLRQGLSRGLSRKVGGWASGEGRKMDIAGIYPPVTTPFTATAEVDYGKLEENLHKLGAFPFRATQATVEMTVSMAQVGADAAIVVTPCFYRGRMSSAALIHHYTKVADLSPIPVVLYSVPANTGLDLPVDAVVTLSQHPNIVGIKDSGGDVTRMGLIVHKTGRQDFQVLAGSAGFLLASYAVGAVGGVCALANVLGAQVCQLERLCLTGQWEDAQKLQHRLIEPNTAVTRRFGIPGLKKTMDWFGYYGGPCRAPLQELSPTDEEALRMDFTSNGWL; from the exons ATGCTGGGCCGTGGAGTCTGGTCTTCCCTGAGGCAGGGGCTGAGCAGGGGCTTGTCCAGgaaggtggggggctgggcctcaggagagggaaggaagatggACATTGCCGGCATCTACCCCCCTGTGACCACCCCCTTCACTGCCACCGCGGAGGTAGACTATGGGAAACTGGAGGAGAATCTGCACAAATTGGGTGCCTTCCCCTTCCGAG CCACTCAAGCCACGGTGGAGATGACTGTGAGCATGGCCCAGGTTGGGGCTGACGCCGCCATCGTGGTGACCCCTTGCTTCTATCGTGGCCGCATGAGCAGCGCCGCCCTCATTCACCACTACACCAAG GTCGCTGACCTCTCCCCGATTCCTGTGGTGCTCTACAGCGTCCCAGCCAACACGGGGCTGGACCTGCCGGTGGATGCGGTGGTCACGCTTTCCCAGCACCCAAACATCGTGGGCATCAAGGACAGTGGTGGCGAT GTGACCAGGATGGGGCTGATTGTTCACAAGACCGGGAGGCAGGATTTCCAGGTGTTGGCTGGATCGGCTGGCTTCCTGCTGGCCAGCTATGCCGTGG GAGCTGTGGGGGGCGTGTGTGCCCTGGCCAATGTCCTGGGGGCTCAGGTGTGCCAGCTGGAGCGACTCTGCCTCACAGGGCAATGGGAAGATGCCCAGAAGCTGCAGCACCGCCTCATTGAGCCAAACACTGCG GTGACCCGGCGCTTTGGGATCCCTGGGCTGAAGAAAACCATGGACTGGTTTGGCTACTACGGAGGCCCCTGCCGCGCCCCCTTACAGGAGCTAAGCCCCACGGATGAGGAGGCGCTGCGTATGGATTTCACCAGTAATGGCTGGCTCTGA
- the HOGA1 gene encoding 4-hydroxy-2-oxoglutarate aldolase, mitochondrial isoform X6 — MLGRGVWSSLRQGLSRGLSRKVGGWASGEGRKMDIAGIYPPVTTPFTATAEVDYGKLEENLHKLGAFPFRGFVVQGSNGEFPFLTSSERLEVVSRVRQAMPKDKLLLAGSGCESTQATVEMTVSMAQVGADAAIVVTPCFYRGRMSSAALIHHYTKVADLSPIPVVLYSVPANTGLDLPVDAVVTLSQHPNIVGIKDSGGDVTRMGLIVHKTGRQDFQVLAGSAGFLLASYAVGAVGGVCALANVLGAQVCQLERLCLTGQWEDAQKLQHRLIEPNTASDGVPQFHIGQVKEKSQGGMPVKSQAVLFRATLESEAGRKM; from the exons ATGCTGGGCCGTGGAGTCTGGTCTTCCCTGAGGCAGGGGCTGAGCAGGGGCTTGTCCAGgaaggtggggggctgggcctcaggagagggaaggaagatggACATTGCCGGCATCTACCCCCCTGTGACCACCCCCTTCACTGCCACCGCGGAGGTAGACTATGGGAAACTGGAGGAGAATCTGCACAAATTGGGTGCCTTCCCCTTCCGAG GCTTCGTGGTACAGGGCTCCAATGGCGAGTTCCCCTTCCTGACCAGCAGCGAGAGGCTGGAGGTGGTGAGCCGAGTCCGCCAGGCCATGCCCAAGGACAAACTGCTGCTAGCTGGCTCTGGCTGCGAGT CCACTCAAGCCACGGTGGAGATGACTGTGAGCATGGCCCAGGTTGGGGCTGACGCCGCCATCGTGGTGACCCCTTGCTTCTATCGTGGCCGCATGAGCAGCGCCGCCCTCATTCACCACTACACCAAG GTCGCTGACCTCTCCCCGATTCCTGTGGTGCTCTACAGCGTCCCAGCCAACACGGGGCTGGACCTGCCGGTGGATGCGGTGGTCACGCTTTCCCAGCACCCAAACATCGTGGGCATCAAGGACAGTGGTGGCGAT GTGACCAGGATGGGGCTGATTGTTCACAAGACCGGGAGGCAGGATTTCCAGGTGTTGGCTGGATCGGCTGGCTTCCTGCTGGCCAGCTATGCCGTGG GAGCTGTGGGGGGCGTGTGTGCCCTGGCCAATGTCCTGGGGGCTCAGGTGTGCCAGCTGGAGCGACTCTGCCTCACAGGGCAATGGGAAGATGCCCAGAAGCTGCAGCACCGCCTCATTGAGCCAAACACTGCG TCAGACGGTGTACCCCAATTCCATATTGGGCAAGTCAAGGAGAAGAGCCAAGGTGGAATGCCTGTCAAGAGCCAGGCAGTGCTGTTCAGAGCCACACTGGAgtctgaggcaggaaggaaaat GTGA
- the HOGA1 gene encoding 4-hydroxy-2-oxoglutarate aldolase, mitochondrial isoform X1: protein MLGRGVWSSLRQGLSRGLSRKVGGWASGEGRKMDIAGIYPPVTTPFTATAEVDYGKLEENLHKLGAFPFRGFVVQGSNGEFPFLTSSERLEVVSRVRQAMPKDKLLLAGSGCESTQATVEMTVSMAQVGADAAIVVTPCFYRGRMSSAALIHHYTKVADLSPIPVVLYSVPANTGLDLPVDAVVTLSQHPNIVGIKDSGGDVTRMGLIVHKTGRQDFQVLAGSAGFLLASYAVGAVGGVCALANVLGAQVCQLERLCLTGQWEDAQKLQHRLIEPNTAAADTMKQRAAPWEERMCAAVLALCMPSCLTLHSVPPPVPTLGTHSGMPGTPFCCLGCGLSHPRSGLMSPYCPA from the exons ATGCTGGGCCGTGGAGTCTGGTCTTCCCTGAGGCAGGGGCTGAGCAGGGGCTTGTCCAGgaaggtggggggctgggcctcaggagagggaaggaagatggACATTGCCGGCATCTACCCCCCTGTGACCACCCCCTTCACTGCCACCGCGGAGGTAGACTATGGGAAACTGGAGGAGAATCTGCACAAATTGGGTGCCTTCCCCTTCCGAG GCTTCGTGGTACAGGGCTCCAATGGCGAGTTCCCCTTCCTGACCAGCAGCGAGAGGCTGGAGGTGGTGAGCCGAGTCCGCCAGGCCATGCCCAAGGACAAACTGCTGCTAGCTGGCTCTGGCTGCGAGT CCACTCAAGCCACGGTGGAGATGACTGTGAGCATGGCCCAGGTTGGGGCTGACGCCGCCATCGTGGTGACCCCTTGCTTCTATCGTGGCCGCATGAGCAGCGCCGCCCTCATTCACCACTACACCAAG GTCGCTGACCTCTCCCCGATTCCTGTGGTGCTCTACAGCGTCCCAGCCAACACGGGGCTGGACCTGCCGGTGGATGCGGTGGTCACGCTTTCCCAGCACCCAAACATCGTGGGCATCAAGGACAGTGGTGGCGAT GTGACCAGGATGGGGCTGATTGTTCACAAGACCGGGAGGCAGGATTTCCAGGTGTTGGCTGGATCGGCTGGCTTCCTGCTGGCCAGCTATGCCGTGG GAGCTGTGGGGGGCGTGTGTGCCCTGGCCAATGTCCTGGGGGCTCAGGTGTGCCAGCTGGAGCGACTCTGCCTCACAGGGCAATGGGAAGATGCCCAGAAGCTGCAGCACCGCCTCATTGAGCCAAACACTGCG GCTGCTGATACG atgaagcaGCGGGCGGCCCCTTGGGAAGAGAGGATGTGTGCTGCCGTCCTAGCTCTCTGCATGCCATCCTGCCTTACTCTCCACTCTGTGCCTCCTCCTGTGCCAACTCTGGGCACACACTCAGGAATGCCTGGAACACCTTTCTGCTGCCTGGGCTGTGGGCTCAGCCACCCCAGGAGCGGCTTGATGTCACCCTATTGCCCTGCTTGA
- the HOGA1 gene encoding 4-hydroxy-2-oxoglutarate aldolase, mitochondrial isoform X2 — translation MLGRGVWSSLRQGLSRGLSRKVGGWASGEGRKMDIAGIYPPVTTPFTATAEVDYGKLEENLHKLGAFPFRGFVVQGSNGEFPFLTSSERLEVVSRVRQAMPKDKLLLAGSGCESTQATVEMTVSMAQVGADAAIVVTPCFYRGRMSSAALIHHYTKVADLSPIPVVLYSVPANTGLDLPVDAVVTLSQHPNIVGIKDSGGDVTRMGLIVHKTGRQDFQVLAGSAGFLLASYAVGAVGGVCALANVLGAQVCQLERLCLTGQWEDAQKLQHRLIEPNTAMKQRAAPWEERMCAAVLALCMPSCLTLHSVPPPVPTLGTHSGMPGTPFCCLGCGLSHPRSGLMSPYCPA, via the exons ATGCTGGGCCGTGGAGTCTGGTCTTCCCTGAGGCAGGGGCTGAGCAGGGGCTTGTCCAGgaaggtggggggctgggcctcaggagagggaaggaagatggACATTGCCGGCATCTACCCCCCTGTGACCACCCCCTTCACTGCCACCGCGGAGGTAGACTATGGGAAACTGGAGGAGAATCTGCACAAATTGGGTGCCTTCCCCTTCCGAG GCTTCGTGGTACAGGGCTCCAATGGCGAGTTCCCCTTCCTGACCAGCAGCGAGAGGCTGGAGGTGGTGAGCCGAGTCCGCCAGGCCATGCCCAAGGACAAACTGCTGCTAGCTGGCTCTGGCTGCGAGT CCACTCAAGCCACGGTGGAGATGACTGTGAGCATGGCCCAGGTTGGGGCTGACGCCGCCATCGTGGTGACCCCTTGCTTCTATCGTGGCCGCATGAGCAGCGCCGCCCTCATTCACCACTACACCAAG GTCGCTGACCTCTCCCCGATTCCTGTGGTGCTCTACAGCGTCCCAGCCAACACGGGGCTGGACCTGCCGGTGGATGCGGTGGTCACGCTTTCCCAGCACCCAAACATCGTGGGCATCAAGGACAGTGGTGGCGAT GTGACCAGGATGGGGCTGATTGTTCACAAGACCGGGAGGCAGGATTTCCAGGTGTTGGCTGGATCGGCTGGCTTCCTGCTGGCCAGCTATGCCGTGG GAGCTGTGGGGGGCGTGTGTGCCCTGGCCAATGTCCTGGGGGCTCAGGTGTGCCAGCTGGAGCGACTCTGCCTCACAGGGCAATGGGAAGATGCCCAGAAGCTGCAGCACCGCCTCATTGAGCCAAACACTGCG atgaagcaGCGGGCGGCCCCTTGGGAAGAGAGGATGTGTGCTGCCGTCCTAGCTCTCTGCATGCCATCCTGCCTTACTCTCCACTCTGTGCCTCCTCCTGTGCCAACTCTGGGCACACACTCAGGAATGCCTGGAACACCTTTCTGCTGCCTGGGCTGTGGGCTCAGCCACCCCAGGAGCGGCTTGATGTCACCCTATTGCCCTGCTTGA
- the HOGA1 gene encoding 4-hydroxy-2-oxoglutarate aldolase, mitochondrial isoform X7, which translates to MLGRGVWSSLRQGLSRGLSRKVGGWASGEGRKMDIAGIYPPVTTPFTATAEVDYGKLEENLHKLGAFPFRATQATVEMTVSMAQVGADAAIVVTPCFYRGRMSSAALIHHYTKVADLSPIPVVLYSVPANTGLDLPVDAVVTLSQHPNIVGIKDSGGDVTRMGLIVHKTGRQDFQVLAGSAGFLLASYAVGAVGGVCALANVLGAQVCQLERLCLTGQWEDAQKLQHRLIEPNTAAADTMKQRAAPWEERMCAAVLALCMPSCLTLHSVPPPVPTLGTHSGMPGTPFCCLGCGLSHPRSGLMSPYCPA; encoded by the exons ATGCTGGGCCGTGGAGTCTGGTCTTCCCTGAGGCAGGGGCTGAGCAGGGGCTTGTCCAGgaaggtggggggctgggcctcaggagagggaaggaagatggACATTGCCGGCATCTACCCCCCTGTGACCACCCCCTTCACTGCCACCGCGGAGGTAGACTATGGGAAACTGGAGGAGAATCTGCACAAATTGGGTGCCTTCCCCTTCCGAG CCACTCAAGCCACGGTGGAGATGACTGTGAGCATGGCCCAGGTTGGGGCTGACGCCGCCATCGTGGTGACCCCTTGCTTCTATCGTGGCCGCATGAGCAGCGCCGCCCTCATTCACCACTACACCAAG GTCGCTGACCTCTCCCCGATTCCTGTGGTGCTCTACAGCGTCCCAGCCAACACGGGGCTGGACCTGCCGGTGGATGCGGTGGTCACGCTTTCCCAGCACCCAAACATCGTGGGCATCAAGGACAGTGGTGGCGAT GTGACCAGGATGGGGCTGATTGTTCACAAGACCGGGAGGCAGGATTTCCAGGTGTTGGCTGGATCGGCTGGCTTCCTGCTGGCCAGCTATGCCGTGG GAGCTGTGGGGGGCGTGTGTGCCCTGGCCAATGTCCTGGGGGCTCAGGTGTGCCAGCTGGAGCGACTCTGCCTCACAGGGCAATGGGAAGATGCCCAGAAGCTGCAGCACCGCCTCATTGAGCCAAACACTGCG GCTGCTGATACG atgaagcaGCGGGCGGCCCCTTGGGAAGAGAGGATGTGTGCTGCCGTCCTAGCTCTCTGCATGCCATCCTGCCTTACTCTCCACTCTGTGCCTCCTCCTGTGCCAACTCTGGGCACACACTCAGGAATGCCTGGAACACCTTTCTGCTGCCTGGGCTGTGGGCTCAGCCACCCCAGGAGCGGCTTGATGTCACCCTATTGCCCTGCTTGA
- the HOGA1 gene encoding 4-hydroxy-2-oxoglutarate aldolase, mitochondrial isoform X5, producing the protein MLGRGVWSSLRQGLSRGLSRKVGGWASGEGRKMDIAGIYPPVTTPFTATAEVDYGKLEENLHKLGAFPFRGFVVQGSNGEFPFLTSSERLEVVSRVRQAMPKDKLLLAGSGCESTQATVEMTVSMAQVGADAAIVVTPCFYRGRMSSAALIHHYTKVADLSPIPVVLYSVPANTGLDLPVDAVVTLSQHPNIVGIKDSGGDELWGACVPWPMSWGLRCASWSDSASQGNGKMPRSCSTASLSQTLRQTVYPNSILGKSRRRAKVECLSRARQCCSEPHWSLRQEGKCDPALWDPWAEENHGLVWLLRRPLPRPLTGAKPHG; encoded by the exons ATGCTGGGCCGTGGAGTCTGGTCTTCCCTGAGGCAGGGGCTGAGCAGGGGCTTGTCCAGgaaggtggggggctgggcctcaggagagggaaggaagatggACATTGCCGGCATCTACCCCCCTGTGACCACCCCCTTCACTGCCACCGCGGAGGTAGACTATGGGAAACTGGAGGAGAATCTGCACAAATTGGGTGCCTTCCCCTTCCGAG GCTTCGTGGTACAGGGCTCCAATGGCGAGTTCCCCTTCCTGACCAGCAGCGAGAGGCTGGAGGTGGTGAGCCGAGTCCGCCAGGCCATGCCCAAGGACAAACTGCTGCTAGCTGGCTCTGGCTGCGAGT CCACTCAAGCCACGGTGGAGATGACTGTGAGCATGGCCCAGGTTGGGGCTGACGCCGCCATCGTGGTGACCCCTTGCTTCTATCGTGGCCGCATGAGCAGCGCCGCCCTCATTCACCACTACACCAAG GTCGCTGACCTCTCCCCGATTCCTGTGGTGCTCTACAGCGTCCCAGCCAACACGGGGCTGGACCTGCCGGTGGATGCGGTGGTCACGCTTTCCCAGCACCCAAACATCGTGGGCATCAAGGACAGTGGTGGCGAT GAGCTGTGGGGGGCGTGTGTGCCCTGGCCAATGTCCTGGGGGCTCAGGTGTGCCAGCTGGAGCGACTCTGCCTCACAGGGCAATGGGAAGATGCCCAGAAGCTGCAGCACCGCCTCATTGAGCCAAACACTGCG TCAGACGGTGTACCCCAATTCCATATTGGGCAAGTCAAGGAGAAGAGCCAAGGTGGAATGCCTGTCAAGAGCCAGGCAGTGCTGTTCAGAGCCACACTGGAgtctgaggcaggaaggaaaat GTGACCCGGCGCTTTGGGATCCCTGGGCTGAAGAAAACCATGGACTGGTTTGGCTACTACGGAGGCCCCTGCCGCGCCCCCTTACAGGAGCTAAGCCCCACGGATGA
- the HOGA1 gene encoding 4-hydroxy-2-oxoglutarate aldolase, mitochondrial isoform X3, with protein MLGRGVWSSLRQGLSRGLSRKVGGWASGEGRKMDIAGIYPPVTTPFTATAEVDYGKLEENLHKLGAFPFRGFVVQGSNGEFPFLTSSERLEVVSRVRQAMPKDKLLLAGSGCESTQATVEMTVSMAQVGADAAIVVTPCFYRGRMSSAALIHHYTKVADLSPIPVVLYSVPANTGLDLPVDAVVTLSQHPNIVGIKDSGGDVTRMGLIVHKTGRQDFQVLAGSAGFLLASYAVGAVGGVCALANVLGAQVCQLERLCLTGQWEDAQKLQHRLIEPNTAAADTVTRRFGIPGLKKTMDWFGYYGGPCRAPLQELSPTDEEALRMDFTSNGWL; from the exons ATGCTGGGCCGTGGAGTCTGGTCTTCCCTGAGGCAGGGGCTGAGCAGGGGCTTGTCCAGgaaggtggggggctgggcctcaggagagggaaggaagatggACATTGCCGGCATCTACCCCCCTGTGACCACCCCCTTCACTGCCACCGCGGAGGTAGACTATGGGAAACTGGAGGAGAATCTGCACAAATTGGGTGCCTTCCCCTTCCGAG GCTTCGTGGTACAGGGCTCCAATGGCGAGTTCCCCTTCCTGACCAGCAGCGAGAGGCTGGAGGTGGTGAGCCGAGTCCGCCAGGCCATGCCCAAGGACAAACTGCTGCTAGCTGGCTCTGGCTGCGAGT CCACTCAAGCCACGGTGGAGATGACTGTGAGCATGGCCCAGGTTGGGGCTGACGCCGCCATCGTGGTGACCCCTTGCTTCTATCGTGGCCGCATGAGCAGCGCCGCCCTCATTCACCACTACACCAAG GTCGCTGACCTCTCCCCGATTCCTGTGGTGCTCTACAGCGTCCCAGCCAACACGGGGCTGGACCTGCCGGTGGATGCGGTGGTCACGCTTTCCCAGCACCCAAACATCGTGGGCATCAAGGACAGTGGTGGCGAT GTGACCAGGATGGGGCTGATTGTTCACAAGACCGGGAGGCAGGATTTCCAGGTGTTGGCTGGATCGGCTGGCTTCCTGCTGGCCAGCTATGCCGTGG GAGCTGTGGGGGGCGTGTGTGCCCTGGCCAATGTCCTGGGGGCTCAGGTGTGCCAGCTGGAGCGACTCTGCCTCACAGGGCAATGGGAAGATGCCCAGAAGCTGCAGCACCGCCTCATTGAGCCAAACACTGCG GCTGCTGATACG GTGACCCGGCGCTTTGGGATCCCTGGGCTGAAGAAAACCATGGACTGGTTTGGCTACTACGGAGGCCCCTGCCGCGCCCCCTTACAGGAGCTAAGCCCCACGGATGAGGAGGCGCTGCGTATGGATTTCACCAGTAATGGCTGGCTCTGA
- the CD2H10orf62 gene encoding uncharacterized protein C10orf62 homolog, protein MGLKQKVEETQNWGSCFSTHLGTSCQVGDRTWASGNAYQVGHEGCCGLSTPPHPPQPPSSQWGSLLRWEGHPRKGTAGALPARQPLGTYPFKHEPYHLGSSTPSVLLALPAQPRVLEAFLELIQQPSCKVVLGTALLLGGGGLMLWIQRKRRRKASAASAQNVQEPPECHKAKNENWIKSHFSRLSEEKLASCSSTDAPPSESGSGEASTTIHMETLTTRQREAGTTLCRESFTSKQRTSGASVTKETHKESAKSLSTDEPTWAAVAACTKEIDTLGQQLANSMLQRAIAYQNSGHLESRDVNQEELKALEEVELKLKGNFLTQREATVAGANHTHAIHGHGHYGHQGHPNHQSHSLPNRSHQTYHPFEAT, encoded by the coding sequence ATGGGTCTTAAGCAGAAGGTGGAAGAAACTCAGAATTGGGGAAGCTGCTTTTCCACTCACCTTGGGACTAGCTGTCAGGTGGGAGACAGGACTTGGGCCTCAGGAAATGCCTACCAGGTTGGACATGAGGGATGCTGTggcctctccacccccccccaccccccccaaccaccTTCCTCACAATGGGGTTCATTGCTGAGGTGGGAGGGGCATCCTAGGAAGGGTACAGCTGGGGCCCTACCTGCCAGACAGCCTCTGGGAACCTACCCTTTCAAGCATGAACCATACCATCTGGGCTCCTCCACTCCCAGTGTGCTCTTAGCTCTGCCCGCCCAGCCTAGGGTCCTGGAGGCCTTCTTGGAGCTCATCCAGCAACCATCATGCAAGGTGGTGCTGGGGACTGCCCTCTTACTCGGAGGGGGAGGCCTCATGCTGTGGattcagaggaagaggagaaggaaggcatCCGCCGCGTCTGCACAAAATGTGCAGGAGCCACCAGAATGTCACAAAGCAAAGAATGAGAACTGGATTAAATCTCACTTTAGTCGCCTCTCCGAAGAGAAGCTGGCCTCCTGCAGCAGCACGGATGCCCCACCATCCGAGAGCGGCAGCGGAGAAGCCAGCACCACCATTCACATGGAGACTCTCACCACAAGGCAAAGAGAGGCGGGCACAACTCTGTGCCGGGAGTCCTTCACCAGCAAGCAGAGGACGTCTGGGGCCTCAGTGACCAAAGAGACCCACAAGGAGTCTGCAAAATCCTTGTCCACGGACGAGCCCACATGGGCCGCTGTGGCTGCCTGTACCAAGGAGATTGACACCCTAGGACAGCAGCTGGCTAATTCCATGTTGCAGCGTGCCATAGCTTACCAGAACTCAGGCCACCTGGAGTCCAGAGACGTCAACCAGGAGGAGCTGAAGGCCCTCGAGGAGGTGGAGTTGAAGCTGAAAGGGAATTTCCTCACCCAGCGGGAAGCCACCGTAGCTGGCGCGAACCACACACACGCCATCCATGGCCACGGTCACTATGGACACCAGGGTCATCCGAACCACCAGAGCCACAGCCTGCCCAACCGCAGCCACCAGACCTACCACCCCTTTGAAGCCACCTAA
- the MORN4 gene encoding MORN repeat-containing protein 4 isoform X1 gives MAPVSGYLLVCERPWTWSSQVATTARKSLGTLWKGLPDITGRASEAGLIKEVETNAAPGLGRRHGFGQLMFADGGTYLGHFENGLFNGFGVLTFSDGSRYEGEFAQGKFNGVGVFIRHDNMTFEGEFKNGRVDGFGLLTFPDGSHGIPRNEGLFENNKLLRREKCSAVVQRAQSASKSARNLTA, from the exons ATGGCCCCTGTCTCAGGATATCTTCTGGTGTGTGAGAGACCCTGGACATGGAGCTCCCAAGTCGCCACAACAGCGAGAAAATCCCTGGGGACGCTGTGGAAGGGGCTCCCAGACATCACTGGAAGAGCTTCCGAAGCTGGCCTCATTAAGGAGGTAGAAACAAATGCGGCTCCAGGTTTGG GCCGCAGACATGGTTTTGGTCAACTGATGTTTGCAGATGGTGGCACCTACCTGGGTCATTTTGAGAATGGGCTCTTCAATGGCTTCGGGGTACTGACCTTCTCAGATGGCTCAAG GTACGAGGGGGAGTTCGCCCAGGGCAAGTTTAACGGCGTTGGAGTCTTCATTCGACATGACAACATGACATTTGAAGGGGAATTTAAAAATGGCAGAGTGGATGGTTTTG GCCTGCTGACTTTCCCCGATGGTTCTCATGGAATACCTCGCAACGAAGGCCTGTTTGAGAACAACAAGCTGCTGCGGCGTGAGAAGTGTTCCGCAGTCGTGCAGCGGGCCCAGAGCGCCTCCAAGTCCGCCAGAAATCTCACTGCCTGA
- the MORN4 gene encoding MORN repeat-containing protein 4 isoform X2: protein MTLTKGSFTYSSGEEYRGEWKEGRRHGFGQLMFADGGTYLGHFENGLFNGFGVLTFSDGSRYEGEFAQGKFNGVGVFIRHDNMTFEGEFKNGRVDGFGLLTFPDGSHGIPRNEGLFENNKLLRREKCSAVVQRAQSASKSARNLTA from the exons ATGACCCTCACAAAAGGTTCCTTCACCTACTCTAGTGGGGAGGAATATCGCGGCGAGTGGAAGGAAG GCCGCAGACATGGTTTTGGTCAACTGATGTTTGCAGATGGTGGCACCTACCTGGGTCATTTTGAGAATGGGCTCTTCAATGGCTTCGGGGTACTGACCTTCTCAGATGGCTCAAG GTACGAGGGGGAGTTCGCCCAGGGCAAGTTTAACGGCGTTGGAGTCTTCATTCGACATGACAACATGACATTTGAAGGGGAATTTAAAAATGGCAGAGTGGATGGTTTTG GCCTGCTGACTTTCCCCGATGGTTCTCATGGAATACCTCGCAACGAAGGCCTGTTTGAGAACAACAAGCTGCTGCGGCGTGAGAAGTGTTCCGCAGTCGTGCAGCGGGCCCAGAGCGCCTCCAAGTCCGCCAGAAATCTCACTGCCTGA